One window from the genome of Hydractinia symbiolongicarpus strain clone_291-10 chromosome 1, HSymV2.1, whole genome shotgun sequence encodes:
- the LOC130635786 gene encoding uncharacterized protein LOC130635786 — protein sequence MCENLFTSSTAWFSTSVSSNTKNKWEQHGGKVVKSTKDANFLFSDDSTSEDTKRAFLTIHHDVVIFKSTWIEQAILISQASDNAANKSPCVTGIEKFVLMPESVQKEWDIYTNEERYKEFLKNQKMNMKKEWKSFQQEKFPPRTYDNSATSTRKNTFAKDQASSTKNITVAKQPTPSGSTTHPSKKTSGTASRQSTPKNTVVRGKPPSAKKVATAKSKVPRSSTKSRVQEVARNSCLISQSEESSQDSDGELRTTTRRRRKSQKKLETDSERESDSGDVGVHHDNLKYDLRVRTPVRKEEKYLLRRRGGIAEPDFTNSKNETSKNAAGDFSTEEEDMEIESRSNRSRMTPRNGTPARNYQRKRNDTALEKRRRTTSRGDSPTRSDQPTLGKSKKTKLKPALEVASDQPDNHDNGKVYEKTYPVRNRQKSNGKLDSVVDTMEVTPMSGRRKRKLYSSSSNTLLDEETPGDEVCTPTTRTKGADEQLSPKEIHELLNKETQSMVLLSGGKKKSLDNYQRQSIERDGVRRESIVNYTNERIVTSREATMQEHIKVIEHKKIGEKGIQDFTYGAFTAFTHIDDLDVPNVPIYDFIVNKNGCRVKLATPL from the exons GGCGTTCCTAACTATCCATCACGACGTTGTAATATTCAAATCAACATGGATTGAACAGGCTATATTGATCTCCCAGGCTAGTGACAATGCAGCTAATAAAAGTCCTTGCGTAACTGGTATCGAGAAATTTGTTTTGATGCCAGAATCAGTCCAAAAAG AATGGGATATATATACGAATGAAGAAAGATACAAAGAGTTcctgaaaaatcaaaaaatgaacATGAAGAAAGAATGGAAGTCCTTTCAGCAG GAGAAATTTCCACCACGCACCTATGATAATTCAGCTACATCAACTCGCAAAAATACTTTTGCTAAAGACCAAGCATCCTCTACAAAAAATATTACCGTCGCTAAGCAACCAACCCCCAGCGGAAGTACTACTCATCCATCAAAGAAAACAAGCGGAACAGCAAGCAGACAATCGACTCCAAAAAATACTGTTGTGAGAGGCAAACCACCTAGTGCAAAGAAAGTCGCTACCGCAAAGTCTAAAGTTCCACGTTCTTCAACGAAATCGCGTGTACAAGAAGTAGCGCGTAACTCCTGCTTGATATCGCAATCAGAAGAATCAAGTCAAGACAGTGATGGTGAGTTGAGGACAACGACAAGGAGGAGACGAAAATCGCAGAAAAAACTCGAAACAGACTCCGAGCGTGAGAGTGATTCTGGTGACGTCGGTGTTCACCATGACAACTTGAAGTACGATTTGCGTGTTCGTACACCAGTACGAAAGGAAGAGAAATATTTACTACGGAGGAGGGGCGGTATTGCTGAACCTGACTTTACCAACAGTAAAAACGAAACTTCAAAAAATGCCGCCGGCGATTTTTCAACCGAAGAGGAAGACATGGAAATTGAAAGTAGAAGTAATAGGAGTCGAATGACACCGCGTAATGGCACTCCTGCGCGAAATtatcaaagaaaaagaaatgacaCTGCTCTGGAAAAAAGGAGGAGAACGACTTCACGTGGCGACTCTCCTACGCGTAGTGATCAACCTACATTGGGGAAAAGTAAAAAGACTAAATTAAAACCTGCCTTAGAAGTAGCATCAGACCAACCTGATAACCATGATAATGGAAAAGTGTATGAAAAAACCTACCCAGTACGAAACCGACAGAAGAGTAACGGGAAGCTGGATTCTGTTGTTGATACCATGGAAG ttACGCCGATGTCCGGAAGGCGTAAGCGAAAGTTATATAGTAGTTCCTCAAATACACTTCTTGATGAAGAGACGCCTGGAGACGAAGTGTGTACACCAACCACTAGGACAAAGGGTGCTGATGAGCAGCTCAGTCCGAAAGAAATCCATGAACTTCTTAATAAAGAAACGCAAAGCATG GTTTTACTCTCTGGTGGTAAGAAGAAGTCGCTAGATAATTATCAGCGACAAAGCATAGAAAGGGACGGCGTCAGACGTGAAAGTATCGTAAATTACACGAATGAGCGGATCGTTACGTCGCGTGAAGCAACAATGCAAGAACACATTAAGGTGATTGAACACAAAAAGATTGGTGAAAAAGGAATACAAGATTTCACATACGGTGCCTTTACCG ctTTCACTCATATAGACGATCTCGATGTCCCAAATGTACCGATATATGACTttattgtaaacaaaaatggtTGTCGAGTCAAGCTTGCAACACCGCTTTAA